The Anopheles merus strain MAF unplaced genomic scaffold, AmerM5.1 LNR4000208, whole genome shotgun sequence genome includes the window ATGACAAAATGATAATTCATTGGAAGGTAACTAAACATGGAGTCTTGCATTTATTGTACTTATCGTTAGTAAGCGCAAAAcgaataaaattaaaagtttactttatgaaaaataaaaatagaagagaTTCTTATTTACTCTGTCACACGATCTCTTGCGAAGAATAAAGTGAgactttattatttttaattgattaaatttttaaattgagtGCGTGTACTGAAATGCATTAATATTGTACATGAACTAGCAACCATGCACAGAAATATCTAAAATATAGGGCCTCGTACATGAATTTGTACTTGATTGGGAGATAGCtggatatatttatttatatgtttACTTAGATATTTACTGTTTCCTTTTGTTTAATCATGTTAGTCAACTCATGTCATTCATAAATTTTTTCGTCTTTTtgactcaacaaccgttgtcggtcaaggactgcctgtaccactacgACGATTGTTCGAGTTGTACCACgagactgtaccacgagaccggcttcaTACCAttcattcttctttttggctcaacagccgttgtcggtcaaggcctacctgtatcacttgtggggttggctttcggtgacttattgatttctcCCTATAGCAGAATattcagtcctacgtatggcagcacggtccattcggggcttgaacccatgaaagGAATGTTGTTAAATTGTTCGATTTGACGACAGTATCATAAGACCGGCTTTATGCCATTCATactcatataaaaaaaattgaaaaaaaaattggttgaAAAAAATTGTCAATCCCCAATATGATTCTGACGTGTCAATATTTATAATAATCTAAATTATTCTATAAACTTTTCTCTCCAGCACATCCTATCCGTCATCCGAAACTTGGATTCTTTTTCATCCAATTGTTATAGCGGGAAGGAAACACCAACCAAACAGCTCGGCACAAAGGTGACTCATGCTCACCTAGCCGTGTGCCATACCCCAGCACGGTGATACCGTGGTTAAtgtaaaaataacacacattCAATGCTACTTCTAGCGCACAGCAACATGGCCGTATCGGAAACCGTTCAATGAGCACATCGTTCCCCCGGCTATCGATGCATCCGTTGCTTGTTACAACAATGTCGGCCTGTTgtcggctgttgctgctgtacgGCTGATGGTAAGGGAAAGAGCAACATGATAGGAAAAAAGTGTCAGCAACGTGCAACGTAGCAGCGGGAAAGGATCATCGGGTATCGGGTATTTGGTTGGGGTTGGGTTACCAGGGCAcgagttttgttattttttgtatccACTGTTTCTGTCTCCTATTTCCGATCGACGGCTATATCGCTGACATTGTTTCACTGCTTACCAAGAAACCGTCCTCGAGGACAATCGCAAGGGTGGATGCACTCATCAAGCAACCGCACCGGAAATGCATATCCGTTCGAATAGCCTTGAAAGGTGTTACTAATGGTTCGATTCATCGTTGATCGATTTAAAACGTAATTGGCAATTAGGCTGAAATGATTATTCGCGGAAGCTGCCAATGAACGTGAGCAGAATAAAATAAGCAGGTTTTAAGGAACCGTGAGACGAAGATGACAAAAACTACAGTTTTCCCATTGTTGGGACAAAACATTTGTATATGCAACATAATATTAGGTTAGTATTGTGTTTAGTATTGTGTTTAGTTGTGTTTAGTTTAGTTGGGGTTCCTATTTCTGTTGAGTTGTACGTGCGTATATGGTTAGCAGTATTATTCACCAATATAATAAGTAATAAATGCTTTAAACAGTGGAGGTCTAGAAAATATAATCATTCATTTTAAGTCATGAGAAACAAATTGTAATAGAACAATTCAATATGTTCATAATCAATCTGAAACATTGTACTCTCAATAAATGTAgagaaatcaaataaaactgacaatgggggccttcacgattctagatagttttttgtatggagtttgacagttggaggctgaaatcatgtaaacactccatacaaaaccacacaaaaaactagcctgcaattttcagtctagattattctagccacaaagctagaattagattcgagtacctgctcgaaaacacgggtttgtttacatttatcccaaggtgcattaaagagatctggtgatggaatccagaatcaaagtgcatgtagtccaggtggtctcatagcatgttttataaccaaatttgaatatcactttttgacaggatgggtgaaaacttttgttcaaacaagctttctgaagccatgacgaatacacaaaacacttttaaaatcttcattcagaaacagaaacgataaaaatcagtcttctaaattcatacaccctgggataagcccacctgtaaactatacccacttagatagctgctcgaaaactgatatacaatgcaaaaagctgacaggctgaaatttcagcctacgagcttaaaacggaaaggccccCAATAGCATACTTCGGAAAATTTTACGCATACTGGATAATATCAACTAGTTTGGCTTTGTTGTAAACATTCCTATTAGTTCTATTTGGTGTAAAGTCTTACGTTGCTAAATAAGGCTAAATTGCTGGGATAAATGTGTAGCATGTTGTTAGATTTGGTAAAATCTCACAGCTTGTAAATTTTTTTAAGGCCGTCTACAAGGACAGAAGAGGCGTGGTAGGCTttaattgaggtggcaagatggcgtggaggcgtccgccattaaggggATATCGAACTGGCAGACTATGGcacgagaccgtgagcggtttcggacactacTGAGACAGgtcaagaccgcaaagcggttgtcgTGCCGGATTAGCAAGAAAGTAAGAAAGTAAAATCTCACTCGGCACTGAGGCAAAATAACGGActtattttaatgttaatgAATTGTGTCAGCACAGCGCGAAATTAAACTTCTGTGGCTTGGTGTGTGAAGTTGATTATCTGTTGAAGTACGAAGACTGAACAGGTTTTACTGATTGATAGTCGATACGAGgcccaagaaaaaaaacttgtaaTTGAGAGTAATTATAGCAGATGCATATGACAATAATAGTGCATTAATTTGCAGcaatagataaaaaaaaactaagggATGGCTCGCGGTCTCGATTATGAGACAAGGTGTCGTCTCTTGTGGGTTTAGCTGTACGTGCCAGCCAGGACACTTCGTCTCTATTCAATTCTGGCTATTGCTGCTCCTCAGACTTCGTTTGACGCCCGTGACCCCATGATCTGCATGTCCAGTATGCTGAACTCGGTTGGTTATCTTTATGAGCCCGCAACCACAGCGGTGGAATCAACTACCCGTATCCCTAATACTAACTAACGACTTGTGCTTCTTGTGTTGTTATGCAGTATTTGTTTAATAGTAGATCCGAGTGGGCTAACCAGGCTCTTCACAGTACccaataaacattaaaaattaaacatttttactaTGATAGTACGAGTTGCGCAAATGAGCATTAGCTTAGAAATAAACTTAAGAAGAACGACGTAAAGagaacaaagaaacaaaattagccattaaaaacacgttttattttAACTATACTACGATCTACTCTAACGCTACTCTTACTACTTACTTCGAAAGTATGTTGACAAAAGCTCTCGCAGTTGTTCCTGTAAACTAATTCTAACTTATTCACATATTTGAAAACAAGTGTTTCCTTGGAGGTAAAGATCATCACTGTCAAAGATCGTGTAACACATTACCGTGGTCTATTTTAAAACATGAAAACCGTCACTTGAAATACTGCTATTTTGCTCTATAATATGAATGAAATTCAATGACGCGATAAGTCAGTGAATCATTTATTTACAAGTATCGCAACAAATTAACTCAACTCTCACTATGGTACAAACCAAGTGCAATCAACCAGAAACGCGAAACACATCCTTATCAGCTTGTTGTTACTTTGTAAGGGCGGTTACATATGGCTACTGCATCTACAACTGTACATGCAGCTTGTAATCTGTAGCGTTTTGTCGATATGATCAGTAAGTCATTATACACAGAATAGTGCAGTAGCAGATTCAGCTCTACTATGTGGAATGATTGTGTGAAACTTTTGGCTGTTGTGGGACTCCTTTTCCCATTGTGTATCATAGTAAATTGCAATGGCAAGAGATTTAATGTTACTTGATTCAAATATTATTGCGAAGTAATAGTGTTTTGTTCTCTTCAGATTCCCAAGATGTCTCGTTGGAATACGAAACAACTCCAACGTTTGATGTGGTGATAGCGGAGGGGAAAAAGCTCAAACTCAAAGTGCATGACTACGGACATCGACCCTTGTGCAATCCAGTATGGTACTTCAATGGTCGGCCGGTTTCAAAGTCGCGTTGCATTCCCAGCTATGGTGAGCTGGTTTGCCCCTCGGTAAATCCTGAAGATGCTGGACGATATGATCTATGGGGTGGAGATGGTAGTCGGCATAACCAGGCGCGTTTGATATTTTCCGCTAATGTGCAAGTGACGAGAGCTGTTGAACGGGCTATACCGGAGGAACGCATAGCAAAGGTACAACATGTGCCATCACCATTTTTTGAACGAAAAAATCGTGTAGAGAACGATTGTTTCTGTTCAGGAGTGACCGGGCGTTGTCGGATGGCCCTTGATCTGTACCGAATGAGAGTAAGGCTGCATAAAAAATGTCAAGTTATGTTATGGTTATTTACAGAGCTCCTGATTTCATTTACTTTTTATCATGTAGAAAACATACGATCTATCAAACATGACTGCAGAAAGGCTGGGCGACGAATCAACCGGTGCCAAATATCTCCGTATTCCGTTATCAGTTTTGCTTGGTAACCTGATCACAGCTTACGGAGGCTATATGCGTTTTCCTGTTACTGAAGAATGCTATACTGATCGCAGCAAACCGTGTGTGGTCATGGTCGACAAGCGAAACATGCATCGAGCGGTTGGATATTTTCTGCCAACATCACACGATCAGCGACAAGTGCAGGTGCTTCTGAAGGAGTCGAACTGGAAACTTTTGCCAGCGATTGATGAGCTTAGTGATCGAGAACCAGAAGATGAGTTGACTAAGTTCATCTTTATGTCTACACTAAGCAACATCCACTCGGTTTACATCCGTGGAAGGTACCGGACGCGTAGCGAGGAAAATATACTTTCCATTGATATGGCTTCATCGTATGATGAAGGATTGGGCACAGTGACTACTGTGGAGGAATGTGACTGTCATCCAGGCTACGGTGGATTGTCCTGTGAGCGATGTGAGAAAGGATACCTTCGAACGTACGACTCAATCAGTCCTGAGGGGATTTGCTTAAGCATTCCCGAGCTTTGGGaactgcacaaaaaaatctaTCGACAGAATTGATCGAGCCCAGCAGTAATTACACTGTAAAGTAAGAATGGTACCAATCAAACATTCGTGTgtttcaaatttaataaaagttTTATAAAACTCTTATTGCTAAGGCAGCCTCCCGGGGTCGATCGCTCAATTGAACAATTCAGTTTATATGTGAACCTACGTATTTTGATACTTAACTCTCTCTCTTAACTTTTTCATACTTTTTGAAGTAAATATAAACTATATTCTTCAGTGTGATTTTTATTGGCAAAATATtaatacagaacttattaaaATGGTGAGTAATGTATTCCTCTACTATTTACTCTAAAGCTACAAACAATATTGAATATAATAATCATTTATTTCCCTCCACTAACATTTCCTTAGCACAAATTAGGCCTTTATGAGAACgtagttttttattttttgtttttattattgcgtAACAAAATGCCTTCGTTTTATTTCGCTTTAGTTGTTCTAATCTACGTTCGCTGTTATCTGATCATTAAACGAGACTTTACTAAACTAAACTTGCTCATATAGATTCGATCCTACTTCTACGATAGAAACATTAGATTGGAGGTGTTAGAAATAGAGCATGTTGAAGTGTTAATGACTCAGTTAACAATAATTTTTCAGCATGCTCGATCCCTGGCTGCAGTTTCCCATGCATGTAGACACCGTATTTCCGACAAGTTTTACTTTACCTGGTCTAGAGCTCGCTGTAATCCCCTGCGTCTGAACTGGCGGTCAAAGTCAAACAAACACTTCTTGTTGGATGCATGCGTGCATCTCAAACTACCGAATCCTGGTGCCTAGTTACATTCCTCAATTAACCTTGCGAAGAATAGTAGGACCTAACTATACAATCGGAAATCTTTGTTGAACAGAGATAAGCATAGGAACTCGGAGTCAAACGATCATACGGCtatttaaattgtttgtaaAAATACATATCAAAAACAGCTTCTTCTATTCGAAACGCATTAAATATAGGGCTACACCATATTCTATATTCCTATTATGCCCCTGATTTCTTCGTAAATCAAAAAGTTATACAATTAAAAGATTGCTCAAACAATGAGCCATAACAAAAGGAATCTTTAATGactgttttaaaaatagtttaaaaaatagacaaaaattAAGGATTTAATAGGGCATGGCCACATACATTAGGTTCTTCTGCCTCAGAAAATAGTGCCATGGAATCATGTTGGTACCAGTGAAACTGACCATACGCACTGACCATGTGGTATAAGTTGCTTTTTGACAGCATAAGCAAAGGATGCTTATGGGGTATGCACAAGtggttggtaggccttgaccggcatcggttgttgagccaaagaagaagaagcaaaggaTGCTTAGAAAAACCATAGCACTCTTTGGATGGATACAcattttctacttcttcttcttcttttggctgaACAACCGTTGTctgtcaaggcctgcctgtaccactctACTTGTGGGagtggctttcagtgacttattgatcctcccatagcagaatagtcagtcctacataaggtggcacggtccatttggggcttgaactcatgacgggcatgatgTCGTACGATCCGGCCCAAGAATCGAGACAGGATATACATTTCACTTTGTATGAATTATGCTGCTGtcttgggattttttttgacTCGGtgcaaacattttatttctttacatCTACCATTAgagtgatattttttataagaTGCTTCCGTTCCTGTCAACCTCGGCTTGGGGTAATATGTAGAACTCATTATCATCATGTGCATCGAGATATATGACTGTTGCCAAAGCAGTTGTGACAGCCGAAATAGGCCACTCCACGTTCAACCACGTTCTAGCCGCTCGAGCGAATAGAACCGTACTTTTAGTGGCACTCCGAGAGAAAATAACCAGTAGCGATTAATAAACCGGAGAAAATGCACGGAGTTTTTTTAACGCGCGTGTggctaaataaatattttgccGGATTTAGGCAAGCTGCGAGGTAAacgcgagtttttttttatttatcacaAGTTAAAGAAGCCGTCAATATTTGAGTCAAATTTCTACAATGACATTTATCTATGATTTTCATAAAACACAGAACTGAAAAAGAATCATTCGCGAATCAAAATTTTGCAAATCGCCATAATTTAactcaaataaacaaataaacaaatatatgaACTCTTTAGTATTGATGTCTATTTTGcccaattgttttgtttaatgctTTGATGTATGACCATTTCACTCCAAGCTATGAACATTGCATCCTATACAAAAATTTTGCAGGAGAGTTAAGGACGACGATGTAAAGATGTAGGGGttaaaagttattttattttttttagaacTTTTCGAAAAtaagtgttgtgtttttttattctgtagGGACGGACATGAGACTGAAAAATGAATAGTTTTGTTCTGAGCTGGATTATTGCCAACCTATACGACCTTTTTGGACCATTTTTACTAaaaaagtatgtttttttttatgttatttaatttcttttgtcCGTTTTTAAACATTGTGCCCAAGTGTTACCAAAGCAGCTTTGACAGCGCAGATTAGCCGCCATTTAACAACGATGAATTAGCCTCAGCTTCGTTACAAGTCTCGTAAACCAAATCCGAGACGA containing:
- the LOC121601865 gene encoding basement membrane-specific heparan sulfate proteoglycan core protein-like translates to MALDLYRMRKTYDLSNMTAERLGDESTGAKYLRIPLSVLLGNLITAYGGYMRFPVTEECYTDRSKPCVVMVDKRNMHRAVGYFLPTSHDQRQVQVLLKESNWKLLPAIDELSDREPEDELTKFIFMSTLSNIHSVYIRGRYRTRSEENILSIDMASSYDEGLGTVTTVEECDCHPGYGGLSCERCEKGYLRTYDSISPEGICLSIPELWELHKKIYRQN